The Lachnospiraceae bacterium genome window below encodes:
- a CDS encoding transposase: MAEPCKRAAYRILFLVATPKLIHKATELWKEEKVPVQYLFHAQGTASSEIMDLLGLGGIEKNILQAVMPKSFADRMLKKLKNQLYLGMPNTGIAFTMRISGCSGRLIQLMEETMPVEAENGQSELRRDEEEMMDNAYNMVVTIVDQGYSEQVMDAARAAGAAGGTVFHSRRIGSGEAMKFWGIHVQQERETVLILVRKEDKRTIMKAIGEKCGMNSEAHGIVLSMPVDEIVGLGE, from the coding sequence ATGGCGGAGCCATGTAAAAGAGCGGCGTATCGCATTTTATTTTTAGTTGCGACTCCTAAGCTGATCCATAAAGCAACAGAGCTATGGAAGGAGGAGAAGGTGCCGGTACAGTATCTTTTTCATGCACAGGGCACGGCTTCCAGCGAAATCATGGATTTGCTGGGGCTGGGCGGGATTGAAAAGAATATTCTGCAGGCTGTTATGCCGAAATCCTTCGCAGATAGAATGCTGAAAAAGCTGAAAAATCAGCTATATTTGGGAATGCCTAATACAGGGATTGCCTTTACTATGCGCATATCCGGCTGCAGCGGCCGCCTGATTCAGCTCATGGAGGAGACAATGCCGGTGGAGGCGGAGAATGGACAGTCAGAACTTAGAAGGGATGAAGAGGAAATGATGGACAATGCATATAATATGGTGGTGACAATTGTAGATCAGGGCTACAGCGAGCAGGTGATGGATGCGGCGAGAGCAGCCGGAGCAGCCGGCGGCACAGTGTTTCACAGCCGGCGGATCGGTAGCGGAGAGGCTATGAAGTTTTGGGGCATCCATGTGCAGCAGGAGCGCGAGACGGTGCTCATTTTGGTGCGCAAGGAGGATAAGAGAACCATCATGAAGGCAATCGGCGAGAAATGCGGTATGAATAGTGAAGCGCATGGGATCGTGCTTTCCATGCCGGTGGATGAAATTGTGGGACTCGGTGAATAA
- the rlmD gene encoding 23S rRNA (uracil(1939)-C(5))-methyltransferase RlmD has translation MGEKACALASRCGGCQYMGMPYERQLVLKEEKVRGLFPKYKERIEPIIGMEDPYHYRCKVQATFGLQKGRVVSGTYEPASHRLVAVEDCLIEDEQADRILATIRALMISFKLMPYDEDHRRGVLRHVLIRKGYVSGEILVVLVTGSYEFPGKNHFVKALCHAHPEIRTVIHNVNGRKTSMILGPQQKTIMGPGYITDRLMGHTFRISAASFYQVNPPQTERLYAAALQMLQLSGRESVLDAYCGTGTIGILAAQKAGSVIGVELNRQAVQDAIVNAKLNQVRNIRFVCEDAGRFLQRAAAQQAVPQVVIMDPPRGGSDEAFLSALAAASSEKIVYISCNPETQTRDTAYLVKRGYEIKRIQPVDLFPMTEHVETIVLLSHN, from the coding sequence ATGGGAGAGAAAGCATGTGCGCTGGCTTCGCGCTGCGGCGGCTGTCAGTATATGGGGATGCCGTATGAGAGGCAGCTGGTGCTGAAGGAGGAGAAGGTACGCGGCCTGTTTCCGAAATACAAAGAGCGGATTGAGCCGATTATCGGGATGGAGGATCCGTATCATTATCGCTGTAAGGTGCAGGCGACATTTGGGCTTCAAAAGGGGCGGGTTGTATCCGGCACCTATGAGCCGGCTTCGCACCGGCTGGTGGCGGTGGAGGACTGCCTGATTGAGGATGAGCAGGCTGACCGGATTTTGGCGACGATTCGCGCGCTCATGATCTCGTTTAAGCTAATGCCCTATGATGAAGATCATAGAAGGGGCGTGCTGCGCCATGTCCTCATTCGTAAGGGCTACGTGAGCGGAGAGATTCTGGTGGTGCTTGTAACGGGGTCCTATGAATTTCCCGGCAAAAATCATTTCGTGAAGGCGCTGTGCCATGCGCATCCTGAGATCCGTACGGTGATTCATAATGTGAATGGCAGGAAAACGAGCATGATTTTAGGGCCGCAGCAAAAGACAATCATGGGTCCCGGTTATATCACGGATCGATTGATGGGGCACACGTTTCGCATTTCGGCAGCGTCGTTTTACCAGGTGAATCCGCCGCAGACGGAGCGGCTTTATGCAGCGGCGCTGCAGATGCTGCAGCTGAGCGGCCGGGAGAGCGTGCTGGATGCTTATTGCGGCACGGGCACCATCGGCATTTTGGCTGCGCAAAAAGCGGGGTCCGTGATCGGAGTGGAGCTCAATCGGCAGGCTGTGCAGGATGCGATAGTCAATGCTAAGCTCAACCAGGTGCGCAATATTCGCTTTGTTTGCGAGGATGCCGGCCGTTTCCTGCAGAGAGCGGCGGCGCAGCAGGCGGTGCCGCAGGTTGTGATCATGGATCCGCCACGGGGCGGAAGTGATGAAGCCTTTCTCTCGGCGCTGGCGGCCGCAAGCTCGGAGAAGATCGTCTATATTTCGTGCAATCCGGAGACGCAGACGCGGGATACGGCATATTTGGTAAAGCGTGGGTATGAGATTAAACGCATTCAGCCGGTGGATTTGTTTCCGATGACGGAGCATGTGGAGACTATTGTGTTGCTTTCCCATAACTAA
- a CDS encoding flavodoxin, which produces MKKSRHMLAALMLLCMAMCLMACTPNAAKESSASSEPLSATAKEESSADHDALVIYFSATGTTKEVAEKIAALTHAELQEIIPADPYSDADLNYHDDQCRTSIEMNDASARPEISGEPISFDGYTTIYLGYPIWWGDAPRIMSTFVESHNFEGITVIPFCTSGGSDIGESSRHLAEQAGSGNWLAGKRFSSSVSEEELLEWIEELK; this is translated from the coding sequence ATGAAAAAGAGCCGGCATATGCTTGCAGCACTGATGCTGCTATGCATGGCTATGTGCCTGATGGCCTGTACGCCAAATGCAGCTAAAGAAAGCAGCGCTTCCTCTGAGCCGCTGTCTGCTACGGCAAAGGAAGAAAGTTCTGCTGATCATGATGCGCTCGTTATATACTTTTCCGCGACGGGAACAACCAAAGAGGTGGCGGAAAAAATAGCGGCTCTCACTCATGCAGAGCTGCAGGAAATCATCCCGGCAGACCCCTATTCTGATGCGGATCTTAACTATCATGATGATCAGTGCCGTACTTCCATTGAGATGAACGATGCATCTGCCCGGCCTGAAATAAGCGGCGAGCCAATCTCCTTTGACGGATATACTACGATATATCTTGGCTATCCGATCTGGTGGGGCGATGCGCCCCGCATCATGAGTACGTTTGTTGAGAGCCATAATTTTGAAGGTATTACGGTGATTCCCTTCTGCACTTCCGGCGGAAGTGATATTGGCGAAAGCAGCCGCCATCTGGCTGAGCAGGCTGGAAGCGGTAACTGGCTGGCCGGCAAGCGTTTTAGCAGCAGTGTTTCTGAAGAAGAGCTTTTGGAATGGATCGAAGAATTAAAGTAG
- a CDS encoding DUF1538 domain-containing protein, with the protein MNPKLKEKILESLSAVLPITGIVLLLSILLVPIELGEMVMFLTGAVMLVVGMGFFQLGAEMSMTPLGEGIGVQISKTRRIVLILLIGFSMGVIITISEPDLQVLAEQVPSIPNQVLIWTVAVGVGFFLALAIFRILFQIRLSTILIILYAVLIVISYFIPADFLAVAFDSGGVTTGPMTVPFIMAMGVGLASVRGDKNASSDSFGLVALSSIGPILAVLILGCFYHPQETAYSASAVAAVHTTRDVVKEFLFSMPAYIKEVLISVLPIVAVFLVFQLLTHRYQRRQAKRVVIGFIYTYIGLVLFLCGVNVGFASVGSFLGYAIASASWKWLLIPIGMLIGYYIVKAEPAIQVLNHQVEDVTNSAVSAKAMNRCLSIGVAVSVGLAMLRVLAGIPIEWIIIPGYGIALVLSKIVQPMFVGIAFDSGGVASGPMTTTFLLPLSLGACEAVGGNVMTDAFGVVALVALTPLIAVQIMGLWYQYKLSKLDQAALQKAISLNAQDEIYDFEEDNEDGGAM; encoded by the coding sequence ATGAATCCAAAGCTGAAAGAAAAGATATTGGAATCGCTTTCGGCTGTGCTGCCGATTACGGGCATTGTGTTGCTGCTGAGCATTTTGTTGGTGCCCATAGAGCTGGGCGAGATGGTCATGTTTCTTACCGGCGCCGTGATGCTGGTGGTAGGCATGGGCTTTTTTCAGCTCGGAGCGGAAATGTCTATGACGCCGCTTGGCGAGGGAATTGGCGTTCAGATATCCAAAACAAGGCGTATTGTACTGATTTTACTGATTGGGTTTTCTATGGGCGTGATTATCACGATCTCGGAGCCTGATTTGCAGGTGCTTGCAGAGCAGGTGCCTTCTATTCCTAATCAGGTTCTCATCTGGACGGTGGCAGTGGGAGTTGGATTCTTTCTGGCGCTTGCTATCTTTAGAATTCTGTTTCAGATCCGCCTATCAACGATCTTGATTATTCTGTACGCTGTTTTAATCGTTATTTCCTATTTTATTCCGGCTGATTTTCTGGCCGTTGCCTTTGATTCCGGCGGCGTGACCACGGGCCCGATGACGGTACCGTTTATCATGGCGATGGGCGTGGGTCTGGCGTCCGTGCGCGGTGATAAAAATGCGTCCAGCGATAGCTTTGGCTTAGTTGCGCTCTCCAGTATTGGTCCCATTTTAGCCGTGCTGATTTTAGGCTGCTTTTATCATCCGCAGGAGACGGCATACAGTGCTTCAGCTGTAGCGGCTGTGCATACAACGCGGGATGTGGTAAAAGAGTTTTTGTTCAGCATGCCCGCTTATATCAAAGAGGTTTTGATATCGGTGCTGCCGATTGTAGCGGTTTTTCTGGTCTTTCAGCTGCTTACGCACAGGTATCAGCGGCGTCAGGCCAAACGAGTGGTGATTGGATTTATCTATACCTATATCGGACTAGTGCTTTTTCTGTGCGGCGTGAATGTGGGCTTTGCCTCTGTAGGGTCATTTCTTGGGTATGCGATTGCTTCAGCAAGCTGGAAATGGCTGCTGATTCCGATCGGTATGCTGATCGGATATTATATTGTCAAGGCAGAGCCGGCCATACAGGTGCTGAACCATCAGGTAGAGGATGTAACCAACAGCGCCGTATCGGCTAAAGCGATGAACCGCTGTCTGTCCATCGGTGTGGCTGTGAGCGTAGGGCTTGCGATGCTGCGGGTGCTGGCCGGAATTCCGATTGAGTGGATCATTATACCGGGATATGGTATCGCGTTGGTGCTTTCCAAGATCGTACAGCCCATGTTTGTCGGTATTGCCTTTGACTCCGGCGGAGTGGCCAGCGGACCGATGACAACGACTTTCTTGCTGCCTCTTAGTTTGGGAGCCTGTGAGGCAGTGGGAGGCAATGTGATGACAGATGCTTTTGGCGTAGTAGCGCTGGTAGCGCTTACGCCTCTGATCGCAGTTCAGATTATGGGACTGTGGTATCAGTATAAGCTAAGTAAACTAGACCAGGCTGCGCTGCAGAAGGCGATCTCTTTGAATGCGCAGGATGAAATATATGATTTTGAGGAGGATAATGAAGATGGCGGAGCCATGTAA
- the tsaA gene encoding tRNA (N6-threonylcarbamoyladenosine(37)-N6)-methyltransferase TrmO, with the protein MSMKIIARVKSEFPAKFGIPRQSGLVNGLESQIIFEPAYRNPDALRGLEAYSHIWLLWEFSEAIREEWSPTVRPPRLGGNQRVGVFATRSPFRPNPIGLSCVQLQKIEWQTPKGPVLWIAGGDLMDGTPIYDIKPYLPFTDSRPQASSGFAGTVLDRQLRVECPQEVYQKIPAAKREAVFEILAQDPRPSYQKDPQRVYGFIYANMEIRFQVDHEVLTIQSVEPMS; encoded by the coding sequence ATGTCCATGAAAATCATTGCACGGGTAAAAAGCGAATTTCCGGCTAAATTTGGAATCCCCAGGCAAAGCGGTCTGGTAAACGGACTGGAGTCTCAGATTATATTTGAACCGGCATACCGCAATCCGGATGCGCTCCGAGGCCTAGAGGCCTATTCCCATATCTGGCTTTTGTGGGAGTTTTCGGAGGCAATCCGAGAGGAATGGTCACCAACGGTGAGACCGCCCAGATTGGGAGGCAATCAAAGGGTAGGCGTATTTGCCACAAGGTCACCGTTTCGGCCGAATCCGATCGGCCTTTCCTGCGTGCAGCTGCAGAAAATTGAATGGCAGACGCCAAAGGGGCCGGTTCTATGGATTGCAGGGGGCGATTTGATGGACGGGACGCCGATTTATGACATCAAGCCCTATTTACCCTTCACCGATAGTAGGCCGCAAGCTTCTTCCGGCTTTGCCGGTACGGTTTTGGATCGGCAGCTGCGAGTGGAATGTCCGCAGGAGGTGTATCAGAAGATACCGGCGGCTAAGCGAGAGGCTGTTTTTGAGATTTTGGCGCAGGATCCGAGGCCTTCTTATCAAAAGGATCCGCAGCGGGTATATGGCTTTATTTATGCGAATATGGAGATTCGGTTTCAGGTGGATCATGAGGTGCTGACGATTCAGTCGGTTGAGCCTATGTCTTAA
- a CDS encoding helix-turn-helix domain-containing protein, whose product MISYSNLLQKLDEKGLTKTALAKELGISSRTMAKIGRREKIADHVLKKMAVFFDCSADELYQIISDNRLLQTLRDEKSIRMPGGLYHELQVRMTYNSNHIEGSKISEDQTRLIFETNTIAIKEGIPVDDIIETVNHFRAIDFCIDMAEEPLTEDIIKELHRILKQSTKDSSLAWFAVGDYKKRANVVGGHETARPEEVAPRMKALLSAYEAKTDVTIHDIIHFHYAFERIHPFQDGNGRVGRLIAFKECLRFGLIPFIIEDNKKMYYYRGLSEWEREKGYLIDTCLDGQDTFRKLMSLFDN is encoded by the coding sequence ATGATTTCCTATTCCAATCTGCTGCAAAAACTGGATGAAAAAGGTCTGACGAAAACGGCATTGGCTAAGGAGCTTGGCATTTCTTCGCGCACAATGGCCAAAATCGGACGGAGAGAAAAAATCGCGGATCATGTTCTTAAGAAAATGGCTGTTTTTTTCGATTGTTCTGCAGATGAACTATATCAAATTATTTCAGATAACCGTTTGCTTCAAACACTTAGAGATGAAAAAAGCATCCGCATGCCAGGAGGCCTGTATCATGAACTTCAAGTACGGATGACCTATAATTCCAATCACATAGAAGGCAGTAAGATCAGTGAAGACCAAACTAGACTGATTTTTGAAACCAATACAATCGCTATCAAAGAAGGTATCCCTGTTGATGACATTATCGAAACCGTCAATCATTTCCGGGCTATTGACTTTTGTATTGATATGGCGGAGGAGCCGCTTACCGAGGATATCATCAAAGAACTTCACCGCATCTTAAAGCAAAGCACAAAGGATTCCTCGCTTGCATGGTTTGCCGTTGGAGATTACAAGAAAAGAGCTAATGTAGTCGGCGGCCATGAAACTGCAAGGCCAGAAGAGGTTGCTCCGCGCATGAAAGCTCTGCTTTCTGCATATGAAGCCAAAACGGATGTCACGATTCATGATATCATTCATTTCCATTATGCATTTGAACGCATTCATCCTTTTCAGGATGGTAATGGCAGAGTTGGCAGGTTGATTGCATTCAAAGAGTGCTTGCGTTTCGGGCTTATTCCGTTTATCATTGAAGATAATAAAAAAATGTATTATTACCGGGGGCTCTCCGAATGGGAACGGGAGAAGGGCTACCTGATAGATACTTGTCTGGATGGACAAGATACCTTCAGAAAACTAATGTCCCTGTTTGATAATTAA